The DNA segment GAAAATATCCAGGTTCCTGCTGGGCAGTTGATCGAAGGGAATACCGTGTATTCATTACGAACTATTGGCGACTTCAAAAATGTAGACCAGATTGCGAATACTGTTGTTGCCGTTCGAAATGGGCAAACATTATTCCTTAAAGATGTGGCTACTGTAGAAGATGGTATTGCTCAGCCAATTGGCAATGTTCATGTAGACGGAGAAGATGGAGTGATCCTCAACATCTACAGACAAAGCGATGCCAATGTTGTTACTGCAGCGGAATCAGTTATAGAAAGTCTTGAGGAAATAAAGCGAAGCTTACCTGCTGATGTAGAGATAAATGTACTCACCAACAAAGCAGACTTTATACGCCTTTCAATCAACAATCTTCTTTTAACAGGGTTACAAGCAATAGTATTAGTAGTACTTATCCTACTTGTTTTCCTTCGAAGTGGCCGATCAGCGCTTATTATTGCTATTTCAATCCCGGTTTCTATTGTTACCACATTCGCGGTAATGGACTTTGCGAATTTGAGTTTAAATATAATTTCTCTTTCTGGTCTTACCCTGGCTGTTGGATTGGTTGTTGATGATGCCGTAGTAGTTTTGGAGAATATCTTCCGCTTCAGGGAGCAAGGCTCTGATAAAAAAGAAGCAGCAGTCCTTGGTGCAAAGGAGGTAGCTGTACCGGTAGTAATATCTACCCTAACTACTCTTGTGGTATTCCTTCCAATTCTTTTTGTACCCGGAATTGCAGGGTTCTTATTCCGTGACCTCGCATTAACTATTTCATTCTCCCTCACTGTTTCTTCGTTGGTGGCATTAACATTAATTCCAATGATGACCTCTCAGTTTTTTAAAGAGGGAACCGTTAATTTTGAAGCTGACAATGCATTTTTCCGTTTCTTCAAAACCAGGCTTGAAAGGCTCGAGAATTGGTATTCCAGAAAACTAACCCAGGTAATCGATAGAAGCTGGGGAGTAATTCTGGCTGCTGTATTCCTATTTGTGGCCACCATGCCCCTCTTCAACCAACTAGGTGGAGAGTTTTTCCCAAGAGTTGATGAAAGTGCATTCAATCTACAGGTAGCAAGAGAGCCGGGTGTAAGCCTGCTTGAACTCGAACGCTCCATCAAGCAAGTTGAAAGCGTAATTCAACAAACCGTTCCGGAAGCTCGATTAGTTGTTTCTGATTATGGAGATAAAGAAGGGATTGAAGGTGCGGATAGTCCGGGAGGGTATCAGGGTATCGTTAGAGTGGAATTAGTGCCACAGGCTGAGCGAGACCGAACACAGTTTGAAATCGTAAGCAAATTGCTACAGGATGTTACCATTGTACCTGGTGTAGATATTCAGGAAACCATACAAGACCCATTGAGCCCTGATGGTGAGAACGGGCTTATTGTACAGCTCTTTGGTTATGAAGGTGAGCAAAGAAAAGCCCTATCTGATGGAATCAAAGAGCGATTGATTGAAATGGATGGTGTTGTAAGTGCCTATAGTACTGCTGATGAAGGCAGGCCTGAATTACGCCTTATTATGGATAGAGAAAGAATTTCGCTGGTTGGTCTTACGACTAACCAGGTTGCAAATGCATTGAGTAATGCTGTAAAAGGAAATGTAGCAACCAGTTTTGTAGACCAGGGAGTAGAATTTGAGGTGCTTGTTGAACTGGACCCAAGAGATAAAGCCCAATCTAACGACTTAGAGAATATTCAAATCCAGACCTCTTCCGGGGAATGGATGCCTCTAAAAAATCTTGCCAGAATTGAACGCTACAGTGGTCCGACAAATGTAACTCGTATTAATCAGGAAAGGGTTACTGAAATCCGAACGGAGTTAGATGGCATTGATCTAAAAACGGCATCTACTCAAGCCAGAGAAATTCTGGACACTATAGAATGGCCGGATGGATATCGTTATGAGCTTGCAGGCTCAGCAGAAGAGCAAGCAGAGTCGTTTAATTTCCTCATGATTGCTTTCCTGATCGCAGGTATTCTTACCTATATGGTAATGGCTTCCCAATTTGAAAGCCTTCTTGAGCCTTTCATCATATTCTTTACCATTCCGCTTGCACTGTCTGGGGTACTGCTTGTTCTTTGGGTAACTGGAACGAGTATAAGTGTTACCTCCATGGTGGGATTGATATTACTCTCCGGTATTGTAGTGAACAATGGGATTGTAATGATTGACTATATCAAAATTCTTCAAGCTCGTGGTAAAGATCGCAAAGAAGCCATTGTAACTGGTGCTACCCGAAGGTTACGCCCTATATTAATGACAGCCTTCACAACCATTCTATCGATGGTACCACTAGCACTTGAGCTTGGAGAAGGATCTGAAACTTGGAGCCCTATGGCCAGAACAGTAATTGGCGGATTAAGTATGTCCACCATTCTCATGCTTTTTGTAGTTCCCTGTATCTACAATGTAATTAACAAAGCAGTATCAAGCCTTGGCTTTGATGCTGTACACAAAGTTGACCCCCTAGCTGAAACGGAGCCAGTATGAAAAAATTCAACCTAACCGGAGGTATCCTCAAGCGCCCAATAACTGTGATTATGGTTACAATCATCACGGTTGGCTTTGGGATTTTCTCACTTACCAATTTAAGAGTAACACTCAATCCGGAATATAATATTCCAATACTCGCGGTATCTACTGGCTACACGAATGTAGCTCCGGAAGACATAAACCGGATTTTGGTAGAGCCTATTGAAGGTGCTCTTTCGGGAATTGAAGGAATTGAGTCTTTAGAAGCCCGAATTAGCAGGGGTAGCGCCTTTATTATCATGAGGCTCTATGA comes from the Balneola sp. genome and includes:
- a CDS encoding efflux RND transporter permease subunit — encoded protein: MGGLSKLAVDRPITFLMMSLILIGFGIFGVSQLRLNLYPDVSFPTITVYTSYEGVAPEDIEALVTRPIEEQIGSISGIRRVRSLSSQGASVVKLNFNWGTDLYEAENDVRKQLGFVQRSIPRDAETPLVFSYDPNQEPIVVLTVTSGARSSRELRTYSKQVLEQRIERVNGIASAETSGGLERQINVTIDNEQMRFYNIDIATIASRLNAENIQVPAGQLIEGNTVYSLRTIGDFKNVDQIANTVVAVRNGQTLFLKDVATVEDGIAQPIGNVHVDGEDGVILNIYRQSDANVVTAAESVIESLEEIKRSLPADVEINVLTNKADFIRLSINNLLLTGLQAIVLVVLILLVFLRSGRSALIIAISIPVSIVTTFAVMDFANLSLNIISLSGLTLAVGLVVDDAVVVLENIFRFREQGSDKKEAAVLGAKEVAVPVVISTLTTLVVFLPILFVPGIAGFLFRDLALTISFSLTVSSLVALTLIPMMTSQFFKEGTVNFEADNAFFRFFKTRLERLENWYSRKLTQVIDRSWGVILAAVFLFVATMPLFNQLGGEFFPRVDESAFNLQVAREPGVSLLELERSIKQVESVIQQTVPEARLVVSDYGDKEGIEGADSPGGYQGIVRVELVPQAERDRTQFEIVSKLLQDVTIVPGVDIQETIQDPLSPDGENGLIVQLFGYEGEQRKALSDGIKERLIEMDGVVSAYSTADEGRPELRLIMDRERISLVGLTTNQVANALSNAVKGNVATSFVDQGVEFEVLVELDPRDKAQSNDLENIQIQTSSGEWMPLKNLARIERYSGPTNVTRINQERVTEIRTELDGIDLKTASTQAREILDTIEWPDGYRYELAGSAEEQAESFNFLMIAFLIAGILTYMVMASQFESLLEPFIIFFTIPLALSGVLLVLWVTGTSISVTSMVGLILLSGIVVNNGIVMIDYIKILQARGKDRKEAIVTGATRRLRPILMTAFTTILSMVPLALELGEGSETWSPMARTVIGGLSMSTILMLFVVPCIYNVINKAVSSLGFDAVHKVDPLAETEPV